A part of Desulfomicrobium escambiense DSM 10707 genomic DNA contains:
- a CDS encoding MucR family transcriptional regulator, which yields MEDYLKQAIEIVKAQASVRNMNEDEITSMIRSLAQNIRGVAEGVAPVTEGEPAVDPKNAIREKSVICCECGKSFKVLTKRHLATHGLTPEEYREKYGYKKGTSLVAKSLARDRRKTMQGMKLWEKRKKAPKTQE from the coding sequence ATGGAAGACTATCTCAAGCAGGCAATAGAAATCGTTAAGGCCCAGGCTTCCGTCCGCAACATGAACGAGGACGAAATCACCTCTATGATCCGCTCGCTGGCGCAGAACATACGCGGCGTGGCCGAGGGAGTCGCACCCGTGACCGAAGGCGAACCCGCCGTCGACCCCAAGAACGCCATCCGCGAAAAGAGCGTCATCTGCTGCGAGTGCGGCAAGTCCTTCAAGGTCCTGACCAAGCGTCACCTGGCGACCCACGGTTTGACCCCGGAAGAGTACAGGGAAAAGTACGGCTACAAGAAGGGCACCTCCCTGGTGGCCAAGTCCCTGGCCCGCGACCGCCGCAAGACCATGCAGGGCATGAAGCTCTGGGAAAAGCGCAAGAAGGCGCCCAAGACCCAGGAATAG
- a CDS encoding YajQ family cyclic di-GMP-binding protein produces the protein MPSFDIVSELDLQEVDNAVNNVRKEVETRYDFRGVITEMEFNRKTKVISLVTGDDMKIRAIRDMLISHFVRRKVDPKSMEFGESEKTSRGQLKQEIKLHDGIDKDNARKLVKLIKDSKLKVQAAIQDEQVRVTGKQIDDLQAVMALLRDAKFELPLQYVNMKK, from the coding sequence ATGCCGTCGTTTGATATTGTAAGCGAACTCGATCTGCAGGAAGTCGACAATGCGGTGAACAACGTGCGCAAGGAGGTGGAAACCCGGTACGACTTCCGCGGCGTGATCACGGAAATGGAGTTTAACCGGAAGACCAAGGTCATCTCCCTGGTCACGGGCGACGACATGAAGATCCGGGCCATCCGGGACATGCTCATCTCCCATTTCGTGCGGCGCAAGGTGGACCCCAAGTCCATGGAGTTCGGCGAGTCCGAGAAAACCTCGCGGGGCCAGCTCAAGCAGGAGATCAAGCTGCACGACGGCATCGACAAGGACAACGCCCGCAAGCTCGTGAAGCTCATCAAGGACAGCAAGCTCAAGGTTCAGGCCGCCATCCAGGACGAGCAGGTACGGGTCACGGGCAAGCAGATCGACGACCTGCAGGCCGTCATGGCCCTGCTCAGGGACGCGAAATTCGAACTGCCCCTGCAGTACGTGAACATGAAGAAGTAG
- a CDS encoding PAS domain-containing sensor histidine kinase: MNGREDLLARLRHLERANRTLTRELHDLRALIDTPLNVMLFSLDLNYNYIAFNQAHREFVKHNWNLDIHPGMHVFDILDPEERAASRRNFDRVLKGESYILRRRYRRPKGEIGFYQNTYVPLVRGGEILGAVVFAHDITEWSEREEEGRKYRAIFEKALEGIYRSTAQGRFLEANREMARILGYDSPEDLMASVTNIGRQLYCDPDDRERVFSVIRNDGVIKDFETRMRRKDGSEIWVEFNARSEKDDQGRTAFIEGKLTDITARKDAERKAELRSQKMIQADKMASLGVLVAGVAHEINNPNSFLTLNLPLLRDVWADALHVLDEYQEEHGDFVLGGLEYSELRQQMPLLLQGMVDGSERIKDIVSRLKDYSRQRPEGERESTDLNNVVAGALAFVRHKLKSAAPGYLVRLAPEPALVEADPQRLIQVLINLLVNACEAVPAAGGEITVQVLSNLGENRAWAGVEVRDNGCGIDPLDLKYIQDPFFTTKREQGGTGLGLSISSAIMHEHGGRLEFSSQPGSGTTVRMLLPMTR; this comes from the coding sequence GTGAACGGACGCGAGGACCTCCTGGCCAGGCTGCGCCACCTGGAGCGGGCCAACCGAACCCTGACCCGGGAACTGCACGACCTGCGCGCCCTCATCGACACGCCCCTCAACGTCATGCTCTTTTCCCTGGACCTGAACTACAACTACATCGCCTTCAACCAGGCCCACCGCGAATTCGTCAAACACAACTGGAATCTGGACATCCACCCGGGCATGCACGTCTTCGACATCCTCGACCCCGAGGAGCGCGCCGCGTCACGGCGCAACTTCGACCGCGTGCTGAAGGGCGAGTCCTACATCCTGCGCCGCAGATACCGCCGACCCAAAGGGGAGATCGGCTTCTACCAGAACACCTACGTGCCTCTGGTGCGCGGCGGGGAGATTCTGGGGGCCGTGGTCTTCGCCCATGACATCACGGAATGGAGCGAACGGGAGGAGGAAGGCAGGAAATACCGGGCCATCTTCGAGAAGGCCCTGGAGGGCATCTACCGCTCCACGGCCCAGGGCCGCTTCCTGGAGGCCAACCGGGAGATGGCGCGCATCCTGGGTTACGACTCGCCCGAAGACCTCATGGCCTCGGTCACCAACATCGGCCGCCAGCTCTACTGCGATCCCGACGACCGGGAGCGGGTCTTCTCGGTCATCCGCAACGACGGTGTGATCAAGGATTTCGAGACGCGCATGCGCCGCAAGGACGGCAGCGAGATCTGGGTGGAGTTCAACGCCAGAAGCGAAAAGGACGACCAGGGCCGCACGGCCTTCATCGAGGGCAAGCTCACGGACATCACGGCCCGCAAGGACGCCGAGCGCAAGGCGGAACTGCGGAGCCAGAAGATGATCCAGGCCGACAAGATGGCGTCGCTGGGCGTGCTGGTGGCTGGCGTGGCCCACGAGATCAACAACCCCAACAGCTTCCTGACCCTCAACCTGCCGCTGCTGCGCGACGTGTGGGCCGACGCCCTGCACGTCCTGGACGAATACCAGGAGGAGCACGGGGACTTCGTCCTCGGCGGGCTCGAATACTCGGAGCTCAGGCAGCAGATGCCGCTGCTGTTGCAGGGCATGGTCGACGGCTCCGAGCGTATCAAGGACATCGTCTCGCGCCTCAAGGACTACTCGCGCCAGCGTCCCGAGGGCGAGCGGGAATCAACGGACCTCAACAACGTGGTGGCCGGGGCCCTGGCCTTCGTGCGCCACAAGCTCAAGAGCGCGGCCCCCGGCTACCTGGTGCGGCTGGCCCCGGAACCGGCCCTGGTGGAGGCCGATCCCCAGCGCCTGATCCAGGTCCTCATCAACCTCCTGGTCAACGCCTGCGAGGCCGTGCCCGCCGCGGGCGGGGAGATCACGGTGCAGGTCCTGTCAAATCTCGGCGAAAACCGGGCCTGGGCCGGGGTGGAGGTACGCGACAACGGCTGCGGCATCGACCCCCTGGACCTCAAGTACATCCAGGACCCCTTCTTCACCACCAAGCGCGAACAGGGCGGCACGGGCCTGGGCCTGTCCATCTCCTCGGCCATCATGCACGAGCACGGCGGACGGCTGGAGTTCTCGTCGCAACCCGGCTCAGGCACGACCGTGCGCATGCTCCTGCCCATGACACGGTAG
- a CDS encoding sigma-54-dependent transcriptional regulator, with protein MSKYPTNPVLLVDDEETWLRSFSLALKSHGIDNIICCQDSSEVPSILASTEVEVMAVDLAMPGMSGEELIVEVGRTNPDVPVLVITGMGQVETAVQCIKRGAFDFFVKTNDKSSLVSGIRHAIEIRELRRENSGLRTRFLQDTLEHPEAFAPIVTCSKAMRSIFQYIEAIARSTQPVLITGESGVGKELVAKVIHDLSGRQGEFIPVNVAGLDDNIFADTLFGHKKGAFTGADRARPGLVENAKAGTLFLDEIGDLPHASQVKLLRLVQEREYLPIGSDVTRKTDARIIAATNVDPAALGEPERFRSDLYYRLRAHHVHLPPLRERREDIPLLVDHFLRQACQQRRKPVAPPELFPLLMGYPFPGNVRELQFLILDAASCTTGETLDIGRIREHVAAHHADAPAARSGEGAGVQFGPELPTLKRVCAELVMEAMRRTGGNQAMAAGMLGVSRQALNKRLNKLLMASEDDE; from the coding sequence ATGAGCAAATACCCAACCAACCCCGTGCTGCTCGTCGACGACGAGGAGACCTGGCTGCGGTCCTTTTCCCTGGCGCTGAAATCCCACGGCATCGACAACATCATCTGCTGCCAGGACAGCTCCGAGGTACCCTCCATCCTCGCCTCGACCGAAGTGGAGGTCATGGCCGTGGACCTGGCCATGCCCGGCATGTCCGGCGAGGAGCTCATCGTCGAGGTCGGCCGGACCAACCCGGACGTCCCGGTGCTGGTCATCACCGGCATGGGCCAGGTGGAGACGGCCGTGCAGTGCATCAAGCGCGGGGCCTTCGACTTCTTCGTCAAGACCAACGACAAGAGCAGCCTCGTCTCGGGCATCCGCCACGCCATCGAGATCCGCGAACTACGCCGCGAGAACAGCGGCCTGCGCACGCGCTTCCTGCAGGACACCCTGGAGCATCCCGAGGCCTTCGCGCCCATCGTGACCTGCTCCAAGGCCATGCGCTCGATCTTCCAGTACATCGAGGCCATCGCGCGCAGCACCCAGCCCGTGCTCATCACCGGCGAATCCGGCGTGGGCAAGGAACTGGTGGCCAAGGTCATCCACGACCTGAGCGGCCGCCAGGGCGAGTTCATCCCCGTCAACGTGGCTGGCCTCGACGACAACATCTTCGCCGACACCCTCTTCGGCCACAAGAAGGGCGCCTTCACGGGCGCAGACCGGGCCAGGCCGGGGCTGGTCGAGAACGCCAAGGCCGGCACCCTCTTCCTGGACGAGATCGGCGACCTGCCGCACGCCTCCCAGGTCAAGCTGCTGCGTCTGGTGCAGGAGCGCGAGTACCTGCCCATCGGCTCCGACGTGACGCGCAAGACCGACGCGCGCATCATCGCCGCCACCAACGTGGACCCGGCGGCGCTTGGCGAACCCGAACGCTTCCGCTCGGACCTCTACTACCGCCTGCGGGCCCACCACGTGCATCTGCCGCCCCTGCGCGAGCGGCGCGAGGACATCCCCCTGCTCGTGGACCACTTCCTGCGCCAGGCCTGCCAGCAGCGCCGCAAGCCCGTGGCTCCGCCCGAGCTCTTCCCATTGCTCATGGGATATCCCTTTCCAGGCAATGTACGTGAACTGCAGTTCCTGATCCTCGACGCCGCCAGCTGCACCACGGGCGAGACCCTGGACATCGGGCGCATCAGGGAGCACGTGGCCGCGCACCATGCCGACGCGCCCGCGGCCAGATCCGGCGAAGGGGCCGGCGTGCAGTTCGGGCCGGAACTCCCGACCTTGAAGCGCGTCTGCGCGGAACTGGTCATGGAGGCCATGCGCCGCACGGGCGGCAACCAGGCCATGGCCGCGGGCATGCTCGGCGTATCCCGCCAGGCCCTGAACAAACGCCTGAACAAGCTCCTCATGGCCAGCGAGGACGACGAGTGA
- a CDS encoding phenylacetate--CoA ligase family protein — translation MDRTQGFYHEHETDSAAARAIRQWQALQAVVARAASFDGEFRERLGTASIVPDEIRSLEDFTSIPVLRKKDLSRLQREKGLSWFLSCAPGELSRIYQSPGPIYDPEGRSPDYWGWTQAFYAAGFRAGDLAQMTFSYHLTPAGLMLEEPLRALGCAVIPAGPGNTAVQLQLMEELPVTGFVGMTSFLKTLGEKAAEKGLDPKRDFRLRVAMVAAERLPESLRREVQDMFGMLVRQGYGTADVGCIAYECMALGGMHLAERCFVEICDPATGLPVPPGEMGEVVVTPLTLDYPLVRLATGDLSRLSEAPCACGRTAPKLLGILGRVDDTAKVRGQFIYPSQVAQAMRGFPQILRHQVVVGNAGGKDSLVLRIETNGPVDTAAVAAAFQETAKLRPAVTVLGLGETIPEGSPALVDERTYE, via the coding sequence ATGGACAGAACACAGGGCTTCTACCACGAACACGAGACGGACTCGGCGGCCGCCAGGGCCATACGGCAGTGGCAGGCGCTGCAGGCCGTGGTGGCCAGGGCGGCGTCCTTCGACGGCGAATTCCGCGAACGCCTGGGGACCGCGAGCATCGTACCCGATGAAATCCGCTCCCTGGAGGACTTCACCTCCATCCCGGTCCTGCGCAAGAAGGACCTCTCCCGCCTGCAGCGCGAGAAGGGGCTGTCATGGTTCCTGTCCTGCGCCCCCGGCGAGCTGTCGCGCATCTACCAGTCTCCGGGTCCCATCTACGACCCCGAGGGCCGCTCCCCCGACTACTGGGGCTGGACCCAGGCCTTCTACGCCGCGGGCTTCCGCGCCGGGGACCTGGCGCAGATGACCTTCAGCTACCACCTCACGCCCGCCGGCCTCATGCTGGAAGAGCCCCTGCGCGCCCTGGGCTGCGCCGTGATCCCGGCCGGACCCGGCAACACGGCCGTGCAGCTCCAGCTCATGGAGGAGCTGCCCGTGACGGGCTTCGTCGGCATGACGAGCTTCCTGAAGACGCTGGGCGAGAAGGCCGCGGAGAAGGGCCTGGACCCGAAGAGGGATTTCCGGCTCCGGGTGGCCATGGTCGCGGCCGAGCGCCTGCCCGAGAGCCTGCGCCGGGAGGTGCAGGACATGTTCGGCATGCTCGTCCGCCAGGGCTACGGCACGGCCGACGTTGGCTGCATTGCCTACGAGTGCATGGCCCTGGGCGGCATGCACCTGGCCGAGCGCTGCTTCGTGGAGATCTGCGACCCGGCCACGGGACTGCCCGTGCCGCCGGGCGAGATGGGCGAGGTCGTGGTCACCCCCTTAACCCTGGACTACCCCCTGGTGCGCCTGGCAACGGGCGACCTGTCGCGCCTGTCCGAGGCCCCCTGCGCCTGCGGCCGGACGGCCCCCAAGCTCCTGGGCATCCTCGGCCGCGTCGACGACACGGCCAAGGTGCGCGGCCAGTTCATCTACCCGTCCCAGGTGGCGCAGGCCATGCGCGGCTTCCCGCAGATCCTGCGGCATCAGGTCGTGGTCGGCAATGCGGGGGGCAAGGACAGCTTGGTCCTGCGCATCGAGACCAACGGCCCCGTGGATACCGCTGCCGTCGCCGCGGCCTTCCAGGAAACGGCCAAGCTCCGGCCCGCGGTGACTGTCCTGGGCCTGGGCGAAACGATCCCCGAAGGGTCCCCGGCCCTCGTGGACGAACGCACGTATGAGTAG
- a CDS encoding ABC transporter ATP-binding protein, whose product MNILQVMNLEVVYNDVVLVLKGLSLDVAAGSITTLLGANGAGKSTTLKAVSGLLAGENGKVTSGSVLYDGVDTVRLSPEKLVRAGVFQVMEGRRIFEDLTVEENLRCGAYTQPARLFAHNAEKVYSYFPRLRERRHQLAGYMSGGEQQMLAIGRAVMACPKLLLLDEPSLGLAPLLVEEIFDIVRRINKTEGVSVLLVEQNARMALSLADYGYIMENGRIVMDGKGEDLLRNPDVQEFYLGLGHGGEKRSYHDVKHYRRRKRWLG is encoded by the coding sequence ATGAACATCCTCCAAGTCATGAACCTGGAAGTGGTCTACAACGACGTGGTCCTGGTCCTTAAGGGTCTGTCCCTGGACGTGGCCGCCGGCAGCATCACCACCCTCCTGGGCGCCAACGGAGCGGGCAAGTCCACGACGCTCAAAGCCGTCTCGGGGTTGCTGGCCGGGGAAAACGGCAAGGTCACGTCCGGGTCTGTCCTCTACGACGGCGTGGACACGGTGCGCCTGAGCCCCGAGAAACTGGTCCGGGCTGGCGTCTTCCAGGTCATGGAGGGCCGGCGCATCTTCGAGGACCTGACGGTGGAGGAGAACCTGCGCTGCGGGGCCTACACCCAGCCCGCGCGCCTTTTTGCGCACAACGCCGAAAAAGTGTATTCGTACTTCCCAAGGCTGCGGGAACGCCGCCACCAGCTGGCCGGCTACATGTCCGGCGGCGAGCAGCAGATGCTGGCCATCGGGCGGGCGGTCATGGCCTGTCCCAAGCTCCTGCTCCTGGACGAGCCGTCCCTGGGCCTGGCGCCCCTGCTGGTGGAGGAGATCTTCGACATCGTGCGCCGGATCAACAAGACCGAGGGCGTGAGCGTCCTGCTCGTGGAGCAGAACGCGCGCATGGCCTTGTCCCTGGCGGACTACGGCTACATCATGGAGAACGGGCGCATCGTCATGGACGGCAAAGGCGAGGACCTGCTGCGCAACCCCGACGTGCAGGAGTTCTACCTGGGCCTGGGGCACGGCGGCGAGAAGCGCAGCTACCATGACGTCAAGCACTACCGCCGCCGCAAGCGCTGGCTGGGCTGA
- a CDS encoding ABC transporter substrate-binding protein, giving the protein MKKLLLLTVLALAATVGSASAAYKVGLLSDLTGATSSVGTPYAEGIKAYVAWLNENGGIGGEPVELIQVDYAYNVQQALAAYKRFTSEGIVAMQGWGTGDTEALVKFVAKDRIPVFSASYSAHLMDPAKAPYNFTAAADYSTMGRAGLNYLRETWKESRAPKLAFMFPDNPYGSAPIPAMEEYAKELGFEIVGKENVDLKAIDATPQLLSLKKAEPDFVWTGGTTPSTAVIMKDAQKLGMTCTFFSNIWSSDENIFKLAGDAANGHFGLQGAAIYGQPSAGMDLIRTITKDQPQMTHYVRGFVSAMVMCEGMKMAKAKGEVTGESIKAALETMRDFDPMGLAPVVSYFADDHRPNLSVNICTFKDGKLEFVQTTVLERKKEWLGL; this is encoded by the coding sequence ATGAAAAAGCTTCTCCTCCTGACCGTCCTGGCCCTCGCGGCCACCGTCGGCTCCGCCTCGGCCGCCTACAAGGTCGGCCTGCTGTCCGATCTGACCGGAGCCACATCCAGCGTGGGCACACCCTACGCCGAGGGCATCAAGGCCTACGTGGCCTGGCTGAACGAGAACGGTGGCATCGGCGGCGAGCCGGTGGAGCTCATCCAGGTCGACTACGCCTACAACGTGCAGCAGGCCCTGGCCGCCTACAAGCGCTTCACCTCCGAGGGCATCGTGGCCATGCAGGGCTGGGGCACGGGCGACACCGAGGCATTGGTCAAGTTCGTGGCCAAGGACAGGATCCCGGTCTTCTCTGCCTCCTACTCGGCTCACCTCATGGACCCGGCCAAGGCGCCCTACAACTTCACCGCCGCCGCGGACTACTCGACCATGGGCCGCGCGGGCCTGAACTACCTGCGCGAGACCTGGAAGGAGTCGCGCGCGCCGAAACTGGCCTTCATGTTCCCCGACAACCCCTACGGCAGCGCCCCCATCCCGGCCATGGAGGAATACGCCAAGGAGCTGGGCTTCGAGATCGTCGGCAAGGAGAACGTGGACCTCAAGGCCATCGACGCCACCCCGCAACTCCTGAGCCTGAAGAAGGCCGAGCCCGACTTCGTCTGGACCGGCGGCACCACGCCGTCCACAGCCGTCATCATGAAGGACGCCCAGAAGCTCGGCATGACCTGCACCTTCTTCAGCAACATCTGGAGCAGCGACGAGAACATCTTCAAGCTGGCCGGCGACGCGGCGAACGGGCACTTCGGCCTGCAGGGCGCGGCCATCTACGGCCAGCCCTCGGCCGGCATGGACCTGATCCGCACGATCACCAAGGACCAGCCGCAGATGACCCACTACGTGCGCGGCTTCGTCTCGGCCATGGTCATGTGCGAAGGCATGAAGATGGCCAAGGCCAAAGGGGAGGTCACGGGCGAGAGCATCAAGGCGGCCCTTGAGACCATGAGAGACTTCGACCCCATGGGCCTGGCCCCGGTCGTCAGCTACTTCGCCGACGACCACCGGCCCAACCTGTCCGTCAATATCTGCACCTTCAAGGACGGCAAGCTCGAGTTCGTGCAGACCACGGTCCTCGAACGCAAGAAGGAATGGCTCGGACTCTAA
- a CDS encoding branched-chain amino acid ABC transporter permease, with product MSMHKCGLFYTTYAAEDGLFRSRFQKLCLGLFLAALLAVPQLVDSYAVSILNLILIAVIGAVSLNLLTGMCGQMSLGHGAFVGVGAYGAAILSNAGAPFVAALLGGGAISAMVGMVFGIPSLRLKGIYLAISTLAAQLILEYVFLHASSLTGGANGLPVDPPQILGFAFDTDGRIFYLILAVTVLCVLAVTNVSRTRHGRAFVAIRDYHQSAENVGVNLFAYKLQAFGLSSFLAGVAGGLWSHYTMYITPEQFSMGLSISYLAMIIIGGMGSVIGSIFGAVFITLLPEMLNLLISSLGGIAPDLSAVIVPMKEGVFGLMLVLFLIFEPEGLARKWRLTKAYWKLYPFAY from the coding sequence ATGAGCATGCACAAGTGCGGCCTCTTCTACACGACCTACGCCGCCGAGGACGGCCTGTTCCGCTCGCGGTTCCAGAAGCTCTGCCTGGGCCTCTTCCTCGCGGCCTTGCTGGCGGTCCCCCAGCTGGTGGACTCCTACGCCGTGTCCATCCTGAACCTCATCCTCATCGCCGTCATCGGCGCCGTGTCCCTGAACCTGCTGACGGGCATGTGCGGCCAGATGTCCCTGGGCCACGGGGCCTTCGTCGGCGTGGGCGCCTACGGCGCGGCCATCCTGTCCAACGCGGGCGCGCCCTTCGTCGCCGCGCTCCTGGGCGGCGGGGCCATATCGGCCATGGTCGGCATGGTCTTCGGCATCCCGTCCCTGCGCCTCAAGGGCATCTACCTGGCCATCTCGACCCTGGCCGCCCAACTCATCCTCGAATACGTCTTTCTGCACGCGTCCTCCCTGACCGGCGGCGCCAACGGCCTGCCCGTGGACCCGCCGCAGATCCTGGGCTTCGCCTTCGACACCGACGGCCGCATCTTCTACCTCATCCTGGCCGTGACGGTCCTGTGCGTCCTGGCCGTGACCAACGTCAGCCGCACCCGCCACGGCCGCGCCTTCGTGGCCATCCGCGACTACCACCAGTCGGCCGAGAACGTCGGAGTGAACCTCTTCGCCTACAAGCTGCAGGCCTTTGGCCTCAGCTCCTTCCTGGCCGGCGTCGCGGGCGGGCTTTGGTCGCACTACACCATGTATATCACCCCCGAGCAGTTCTCCATGGGGCTGTCCATCAGCTACCTGGCCATGATCATCATCGGCGGCATGGGTTCCGTCATCGGCTCCATCTTCGGGGCCGTGTTCATCACCCTGCTGCCGGAAATGCTGAACCTGCTCATCTCGTCCCTGGGGGGCATCGCCCCGGACCTGAGCGCCGTCATCGTGCCCATGAAGGAAGGGGTCTTCGGGCTGATGCTGGTGCTCTTCCTCATCTTCGAACCCGAAGGCCTGGCCCGCAAGTGGCGGCTGACCAAGGCCTACTGGAAGCTGTACCCCTTTGCATACTGA
- a CDS encoding branched-chain amino acid ABC transporter permease, whose translation MEYYLQLIINGLVVGSIYSLVALGFVIIFKATKVVNFAQGELVMVGAYVCFALTVQFQLPFFASFLLTLAFSIVLATAVERLILRPLIGEPIISVIMVTIGLSSMLKSFVQMVWGTQIQVFPAILPQEPYMLLGLPIAPVYVAAFGLSALLFGVFSLFFKFSSLGIAMRATAFDQQAAQSMGIGIKSIFALSWCIAAVVSSIGGIILGNINGINAQLGHLGLKVFPAVILGGLDSLLGAALGGLIIGVLENICEGAAKDLLGLGGFKEVASFLILVVILMVKPYGLFGTKEIERV comes from the coding sequence ATGGAATACTATCTTCAGCTCATCATCAACGGCCTCGTGGTCGGATCCATCTACAGCCTGGTGGCCCTGGGATTTGTCATCATCTTCAAGGCCACCAAGGTCGTGAACTTCGCCCAGGGCGAACTGGTCATGGTCGGGGCCTACGTCTGCTTCGCCCTGACGGTGCAGTTCCAGCTGCCCTTCTTCGCCTCCTTCCTGCTGACCCTGGCCTTCTCCATCGTCCTGGCCACGGCCGTGGAGCGCCTGATCCTTAGGCCGCTCATCGGCGAGCCCATCATCTCGGTCATCATGGTCACCATCGGCCTGTCGTCCATGCTCAAGTCCTTCGTGCAGATGGTCTGGGGCACGCAGATCCAGGTCTTCCCGGCCATCCTGCCCCAGGAACCCTACATGCTCCTGGGCCTGCCCATCGCGCCGGTCTACGTCGCGGCCTTCGGGCTCTCAGCGCTGCTCTTCGGGGTCTTCAGCCTGTTCTTCAAGTTCTCGTCCTTAGGGATAGCCATGCGCGCAACGGCCTTCGACCAGCAGGCGGCCCAGTCCATGGGCATCGGCATCAAGTCCATCTTCGCCCTGTCCTGGTGCATCGCGGCCGTGGTTTCGAGCATCGGCGGCATCATCCTCGGCAACATCAACGGCATCAACGCCCAGCTCGGGCACCTGGGCCTCAAGGTCTTCCCGGCCGTGATCCTGGGCGGCCTGGACAGCCTGCTGGGCGCGGCCCTGGGCGGCCTCATCATCGGGGTGCTCGAGAACATCTGCGAAGGCGCGGCCAAGGACCTCCTGGGCCTGGGCGGCTTCAAGGAGGTGGCCTCCTTCCTGATCCTGGTCGTCATCCTCATGGTCAAGCCCTACGGACTCTTCGGAACCAAGGAGATCGAACGCGTATGA